CAGATGGCTGATACTTGACACACTGGACATGCAGTTTGCCTGCAAACATCAGACCACGATGCATCTCTCCTGCCCGAGGGCAGTGCCCTGCTGTGATCTTATCCAGCCCGTTTaatttgttttgcattcttgGGTAATGCTCTTCttcctccccagtgtccccagccacaGATACCTGGAGTGACCATGCTGTCCAGTACCAGCTTGTGCTGCATCCACACGCACTGGGTGCTTGCAGAGCCGTGTCTGCTCCTCCCCACAGGGAGCAGGTGCCCACTGCCAGGAGAGCACCAGCCACCGCAGCAGCTGATGTGACTCAGGGCATTTGTAGGAGAACGTCTCCTTTTGCACGGCTTCCTGACACAGACACTTAGAATGCCTGTGAAATATGAAGAGTGTGTAAAACAATAGGCCCCAGTAACTCCATATGACTCCAGGGAGGAGGGACCAGGTCAGCAaagtgctgctctcagggaaaTGTTGGACCAAGTTTAGCTTTAAAATGactagaaaaaaatacaaattcacCCAGCTGGCTGTACCTCCACCAGTTTGCTGGGTGGTCAGGGGAGCTGGCCTGGGGCAGGGAACACTCTTCCGGAAGGGACCACCAGTGTTTGCAGAGTGAATTTATcctggtgagacactggcaaCTTCCTTCTTCAGGCTTCCCCAGCTGTAGATTTTGGCAAGATCATCATCTACACCAATAACCTGAAAATCATCCGTGCCCCGATGGACCAGAAGGAGCTCATGAGAAGAATCATCCAGACAGAGGGAATAAATGACTGGACATTCGTGTACCGGGAGAAGAAAGAGCGCCTTAGTGGCGGGCATAAAAAAGATGTGGAGAATATGGTCACTTGCAGCCAGTATGTGCAGGTAAGAGAAAATGGAATGTGCTTTTTCCCCACAACCCTGGTCCAACCATCCGAGCCCCATCCCTCTCTGTATCTGGCTCCCAGCTAAGTTTGGATAAGAAGcaaatgttttctgtttccCTCGGGAGATAACGACCAACACTGCTGAgatgctgctctggggacaATGCTGGCTCCAGGTGCTCATGTCTCCCACTGATTTCTTCCCCTGGAGATGGCTGGCATTTACAGGGCTTGGCTGGGCTCCATCCCTGGTCACCCTTCCCAGTGGGATAAGAGCAGGCCAGAGTTTCTCCAGCCTGACAAGGCtaaacacagctgctctgtggctgagACTGCTTCAGGCTAAAATTTTAGCATCAGTTGAAATAAGGTTGTGCCTTACATTTGCTTTCTCACGGGGGAGTCTTTGTTGGTCAGAATCCCAATTAGTCTGACCATGATTTGATCCCACAAAACCTAATGCTGTCATGTGGAGCTGATACAGTTTCATGGAACTGAGCGTGGGTCACTGCGGTCCTTCTGCTCCCAGGAATTTCAAGGTGGGATTTGAAAGAGGctgcctggcacagtgggagagAGGCAGGCACAAAGCACAGCTCAAAAGAAAGCGTGCATGCTGGTGATGAGGGATTTGGGCAGAGAGGGTGACAAGCAATCCCTGAAGAAATGAAGTGTGGCTCAAACCTGAGGCTACAGAGTGGAAATGGTGTGATAAGAAATGGCAGGAGGATGGGtggagctgtgcagaggagAAAGATGAGTTTGGAGTATGCTGCTCATTTTCTGCTGCTCATTTTCTAGCAGCAGCCACAAATTGTCCCCAAGCATGTGGGAGCCTTTTTGTCCAAGTCCTTGCTGTGGAGAACTGATTGTCACGGGCAGAGTGGTGTGTCAGGAGCAACGTGATGGCAAAGGCTGGGAGAGAGAACTTCCCTCTCCCAGGAATGCTCCTGACTTTGGTATCTCCCACCCACTAATAAGTgtttttctgtgtctgctgcagGAGGGCGATgctgggcacggctgttccCAGTGCAAGGGCTCGGGCtgcgctccctgctccctgtgccacgGGAGCAAGTTCTCGATGCTGGCCAACCGATTCCGGGAGTCCTACCGGGCGCTGCGGTGTCCGGCGTGCGACGAGAGCGGCCTGCAGCCGTGCCGGGTGTGCGCTGCCTgagccggccgggcccggcctgCCCGCGGCGGGGACGGGGTTAACACCGGGGGAAGGCGCTCGGGACACGGGGAAAGGCGTGCTTTGGACATGGGGAACGCTGTCCGTGGGGGAAAGGTGCTCGGGACACGGGGAACGCTCTGGACATGGGGGACACTCTGTACATAGGGAAAGGCACTCTGGACACGGGGAAAGGAGCTCTGGACACGGGGAACACTCTGTATGTAGGGAAAGGCACTCTGTCCATAGGGAACACTGTCCATGGGGAAAGGCGCTCTGGACGCGTCTCACTGTGGGTGTGAAGCTGCACCTCCGAGCAGGAGAGGGGCAGTGTCAGTGCCTGTCAGGTGTGCAGGTGGTACCCGTGGCTGCAGTCAGTGCTGGGACCAGTCTGTACCAGTGCAGCTGCAGTCAGTACTGGTGCCAGCTGGTACCAGTGCAGGTGTGCAGGTGATACCAGTgcagctgcagtcagtgctggGACCAGTCTGTACCAGTGCAGCTGCAGTCAGTACTGGTGCCAGCTGGTACCAGGGGTGCTGGTACCAGTGGAGTCCAGCCCAGGTCTGtttgtcccagcagtgcctctcTGGGTTTAACCTGCTGGGCACCAACAGTGGCACTGCCGTTGCAGttctctctctgtgccctgcagggtcacaagcATTTCCCGAGGTTTTGCTGCTCTCACACCTCCTTCAGTGACACAGGGGTTCCTTTGGGGTCTGATTTATGGTGGGAATTGAAAACCCTTCCCAAACCTGGAGGTATAAAAAAAGTAtgtgtatttattattttaaatagaagTTATGAAGTTTTAGCCTCCCTACAAGGAAGGGCTGAATTAAAATGCTGCTCAGCACTTCTCAGGACCAGGCTGAGggtgagcagcacagctcttgcTTAATGCTAATCCCATGTTGTAATCTGCAGCAGGTAAACTCTAATTAGTGAGATGAAGCAACGATGGGGATCCTTTGCAGGCTGCCActggcacacagagcacaggggctgtgcagtGGGAGCCTGAGGCAAACAGGGGAAATGCTGTTTTTTCTCTAAAGCATTGACTTATTACTTTTTATATTCAGGAGTGATGTCAGAGCAGCCTTAACTCCTGTATACCTCTGAGACCCTGATGAGTTAGAGGCTGCTCACGTGTGCTTCACGCTGAGGCTGCAAGCCCAGGCAGGGTCATTTATGGCCAAGTTTCTCTTCTCCTGTGGTAGGTTACAAGGTTTCTCTGCAATACTGAAATTATTCAAAATAATACTGTTCTAGCTCCTCCACTTCCATGTGTCTTCTGCTGAAATTGTGCTGTGGGTACTGAGGgctctttttttaaaagtgcaTCAATCTACAGGAGATACCTGATCGGCCTCATTCATCATATCATACCTGCAATGTCAGAAAATGTTGTCCTTGGGGTATCACTGAGGGCAGGTGAGACTTCCCAAATCAGAAATTGCTGTCAGGCAGGTCCCTTCCCTCAAATGCAACCTGTTTGATCTCAGTTTGTTGGGCTTGCTGGAGAGTTTGCTGGCCTAAGATAAGAAAAAAGTAACCAGGCAAAATTGCCTGATAGTGTTTACAATAAAACTAGACACAAATATGCACTTATAAAATCAATATTTATTGTTCTTTGGTAATGATGATGTTTCTCAACCGCTGTCACTCCTCCTGGCTGTGTCAGCAGTTCCCATCATGTGGGCATGGCACAGGGGTGAtgcctgcagccaggagctgagctctgcccctgctcagTCCTATCCCACAGGCTCCAGTGTCCTGGGGAccaagcagagcagggatttgcCTCCCCAGCTTCCAATGTACTCCTTTCATTTTTGGTAATACACTGGCTTGATTTGCCCAATAAATGCTCTTATTTCACCCGGCAGAAGTTTGAACTTTCCTGCAGCATCCTGGTGAGCAGACTGCTGAGGCAATGGGCTGCTtgtcacctgctgctgctgttatttctgctgccttcagagcccccatccctcccctctgggctggtggcacagggtggaGGGCACAAGCTGAGCCCCAGCGCGGCCCTGTCGGTCTCTGTCACCAGCTCAGCGGCACAGGTGGCACAGACCTggctctggccatggccagccttgatgggcacagctgaggcagtgcccagggctccTCGTGATGGGCAGTGCccccctggctcctgctgcagctggacagaGAGTTCTGCTGGGTGACCTTTTACCAAAAACTGTCAGATCTTTACAAACTGGATTACTTCATGGGTCGGGGCAGGAGTGGAGGATGACGTGTTGCGCTTCTGCTGAAAAATAACAAGTTTTTCCTGTTTGCTGAAGGCCTGGAAAGATGACGTGGGACTGGCTGAACTCAGCAGCCTCTGCATGTGATCCCAGCAGGGTCAGCTCAAGTGTCTCTGATGAGAATGCTGGAGGAAATACAGGAGTCTCTAAAAAATGTGGGTTTGGTTTAATTAAGcacctgggtttttttctggtgtttaaTGGCTCAATAATAGAAGCAGACCCCTGGAGTGGTGGTTACCAAAACTCAGACTGTCCTGCATGTGATATTCTTTTACAgaggaaaaccccaaatatcTCTGCAACTGCCAGGACTTTGAACAGTAAATACAGGCAAAGATGCTTAGTCTGGAGTCTATTTCTCATATTTTTTGTTAACTTTCTACAGCTGTTCTTGTTTTGCCTTAGAATGGGAGCACacaaaaaggaatttaaaggtttctctaaagaaaaaacaaactgcAGAGTAAAAAGCAACCATTTGTTCTCTTGCCCCGCTGCAGaactgcagagctgtgtctggCAGCTCAGGCAGCCTCATCCACTGACTGTTGTTGGCTGCCACACCATGGCCAAGCGATGGATGTGCTCTGCAAGGCGGGGGAAAACTGGGAGCAAACTCGGGAGAGAGAAGCCAGGGCCTCCTCTCGCTGACCTCCCTGAGTGCTTGGCAGTTCCAGGCGAAGGGAGAAGCAGAGTCAGTGCTCTTGGTGGTGGTGGAGGGTTTGAGCCAGAGCAGGGGTGCAaagggaattgtttccatgttCCACATTTGTGTGTGACCCAGGAGgggcggctggagctgagcagggcgCAGAATGGGAGGTTAAATGGATAAATAATCCTGTTTGTGGGTGGTGCAGGGTGCTGCATGGCTCCAGCCCAGAACACAGTGGCATTGCAGGGGCGATTCCCAGAGTTACTAATAAATGCCTTGGTTAAAGCTgactcctgctcctgcctggctctctCTGTTGTGACTCTGCAGGTGGAGCCCTGGAATGTTGCTGTGCTGCAAATCAGGCTGGGAAGGTGTGACCAGACGAGCTCTCAGAGACACCAGGGCCAAGGCTCTTGGGGTTCTTCAAGGTCATGTTAGTGCCAAGACACCTCCTGGCCCACAGAAATGCCACGTGTGGGCTCAGCTGGGGGATTTGTGTATCAGCTGCACCTTGTGGTC
The Agelaius phoeniceus isolate bAgePho1 chromosome 15, bAgePho1.hap1, whole genome shotgun sequence genome window above contains:
- the GRXCR2 gene encoding glutaredoxin domain-containing cysteine-rich protein 2; the protein is MEEPQQQQQLEGRPRRVRFRISSACSGRVLKQVYEDGQELEPPAKERSRRFLRHSFEPGEPLCGPGEPPGSSDSLCWPTALTARRISVLREEQHQRLLGSAGLLRDCRPGTGLCGASPAVDFGKIIIYTNNLKIIRAPMDQKELMRRIIQTEGINDWTFVYREKKERLSGGHKKDVENMVTCSQYVQEGDAGHGCSQCKGSGCAPCSLCHGSKFSMLANRFRESYRALRCPACDESGLQPCRVCAA